A window from Gammaproteobacteria bacterium encodes these proteins:
- a CDS encoding M48 family metalloprotease: MTITREGECSYSIPAFILLWVCACSFPAQAAQEFRERANHHQLAAITNEDVRAEIEFGQTVAARILGQFKIVTNDKLNHYVNLVGTGIAQHSARTELNYRFAVLDNDGVNAFSAPGGYIFVTRGALAIMEDESELAAVLAHEIAHVTERHIVNALHIQATDTSTGAGLGRLFSAGSDTARVVFFQAIDQAVKILFEEGYDKQAELDADRVATLLLADSGYDPTALRRYIGKTSSLENKNGSDINRTHPPSRNRLQQLDQLLLEEKLIRVSSSKLKTRFEEHVKTQH, translated from the coding sequence ATGACAATCACCAGGGAAGGTGAGTGCTCATACTCAATCCCGGCCTTCATCCTCCTCTGGGTATGCGCCTGTAGTTTTCCAGCACAAGCAGCGCAGGAATTCCGTGAACGAGCCAATCATCATCAGCTTGCTGCCATCACCAATGAAGATGTGCGTGCCGAAATTGAATTCGGTCAAACTGTCGCCGCCCGTATCCTAGGGCAATTCAAAATTGTGACCAATGACAAACTTAATCACTATGTAAATCTGGTAGGCACTGGGATTGCCCAGCACAGCGCACGCACTGAATTAAATTATCGCTTTGCCGTGCTTGATAACGATGGCGTCAACGCCTTCTCCGCGCCAGGCGGCTATATCTTTGTCACGCGCGGCGCACTGGCCATAATGGAAGATGAATCTGAACTCGCTGCCGTGCTGGCGCATGAGATCGCCCACGTCACTGAGCGGCACATCGTCAACGCCCTGCACATCCAGGCGACCGACACCAGCACGGGCGCGGGACTGGGCCGTTTATTCAGCGCTGGCTCAGATACCGCCCGTGTCGTCTTTTTCCAGGCCATCGATCAAGCGGTAAAGATCCTGTTTGAAGAAGGTTACGACAAACAAGCCGAGCTTGATGCCGATCGTGTCGCGACACTGCTGCTGGCCGATAGCGGCTATGATCCTACCGCATTACGGCGCTATATTGGCAAAACAAGCTCACTCGAAAATAAAAATGGTTCGGACATCAATCGCACCCATCCACCATCACGTAATCGCTTACAGCAACTGGATCAACTGCTGCTTGAAGAAAAACTGATTCGAGTCTCTTCATCCAAGCTAAAAACAAGGTTCGAAGAACATGTCAAAACACAACACTAA
- a CDS encoding VOC family protein, protein MSRQIYVNVPVKDLARSKAFFSNLGFSFKSQFTNDVAACLVVSDNSFVMLLTEQFFQTFTSKAISNAKDSTEVLICLSCESRAEIDDLVRKAVNAGGSAPRSPQDHGFMYSHGFEDVDGHIWELIYIEPVKN, encoded by the coding sequence ATGAGCAGACAAATTTACGTAAATGTACCTGTAAAGGATCTTGCGAGATCAAAGGCGTTTTTTTCGAATCTTGGATTTTCATTTAAATCTCAGTTTACCAATGATGTTGCGGCATGCCTGGTCGTCAGTGATAATAGCTTCGTCATGCTTCTTACTGAGCAGTTTTTTCAAACATTTACCTCCAAGGCAATTTCAAATGCGAAAGACAGCACTGAAGTACTTATTTGTCTTTCTTGCGAAAGCCGCGCAGAGATCGATGATCTTGTTCGCAAAGCCGTAAATGCCGGCGGCTCAGCGCCACGTAGCCCACAAGATCACGGGTTCATGTATAGCCATGGGTTTGAAGACGTTGATGGGCACATCTGGGAGCTCATTTACATCGAGCCTGTTAAAAACTAA
- a CDS encoding response regulator, with translation MDILNGKTVLVVDDLSAVRKQLRNFLEPAGVMILQARDAESALEIASDHDIDGFLLDIYLPGGNGMELCQQLRSMERFHHAPMLFVTSSEEEKVLEEAFAAGGDDVLPKPVTSAVLLARLRNHLRRGEYVRQTDYFRRNLNLYVCPRTKDMAELYSKTGVLPPPEEKELCVLFTDVRGFTQLSQEMAPDLLFNVLSDHLGAQVQAVYRYGGYIDKFSGDGLMAVFDGQDMAFRACQAALKMIEYAASKAESVGASLYHVGIGIHMGRAMVGNIGSDKQLDYTVIGPTINLAARLCGHAQARSVVVSQTVVTALQNEPRLRFSESMNLQVKGVQAPVITYRLYPGQRRMRLSEDAEIDNLPS, from the coding sequence ATGGATATTCTGAACGGCAAAACAGTGCTGGTGGTCGATGATCTGTCTGCGGTGCGCAAGCAGTTGCGCAATTTTCTTGAACCTGCGGGCGTCATGATATTACAGGCGCGAGATGCGGAATCGGCACTGGAGATAGCCAGTGACCATGACATCGATGGTTTTCTGCTGGATATTTATTTGCCCGGTGGTAACGGCATGGAGTTGTGCCAGCAATTACGGTCCATGGAACGTTTTCATCATGCGCCGATGCTGTTCGTCACCTCATCAGAAGAAGAAAAGGTGTTAGAAGAGGCCTTTGCCGCCGGCGGCGACGATGTGCTGCCCAAGCCAGTGACCAGCGCCGTGTTGTTGGCGAGACTGCGCAATCATTTGCGGCGCGGTGAGTATGTGCGTCAAACCGATTATTTCAGACGCAACCTGAATCTCTATGTTTGTCCGCGCACCAAGGATATGGCGGAGTTATATAGCAAAACCGGCGTCTTGCCACCGCCGGAAGAAAAAGAATTATGCGTGCTGTTTACTGACGTGCGTGGTTTTACCCAGCTATCGCAGGAAATGGCACCCGATCTATTATTTAATGTACTGAGCGATCATCTCGGCGCGCAAGTCCAGGCCGTCTATCGCTATGGCGGCTATATCGACAAGTTCAGCGGCGACGGTCTGATGGCCGTGTTTGATGGCCAGGACATGGCCTTCCGCGCCTGTCAGGCCGCGCTTAAAATGATCGAATATGCCGCCAGCAAGGCAGAAAGTGTCGGCGCATCGTTGTATCATGTCGGGATTGGAATCCACATGGGGCGGGCGATGGTCGGCAATATCGGTTCCGATAAGCAACTGGATTACACCGTGATCGGCCCCACAATCAATCTTGCCGCGCGGCTGTGTGGTCACGCCCAGGCGCGTTCGGTTGTCGTATCGCAAACTGTCGTGACAGCACTTCAAAATGAGCCGCGTTTACGTTTCTCAGAATCCATGAATCTTCAGGTCAAAGGTGTGCAGGCGCCAGTGATTACCTATAGGTTATATCCTGGTCAGCGGCGCATGCGTCTCAGCGAAGACGCAGAGATCGACAATCTTCCAAGTTAG
- the apaG gene encoding Co2+/Mg2+ efflux protein ApaG: MTESHIHQVLVATKAFYISEQSAPEAGRFVFGYTITIRNTGKVPARLLTRHWQITDANGKTEEVHGPGVIGEHPYLGPGESFQYTSGAVLETPVGAMQGHYEMLADDGASFLAPIAPFRLSIPGAIH; this comes from the coding sequence ATGACTGAATCACATATCCATCAAGTCTTGGTCGCGACCAAGGCCTTTTATATTTCCGAGCAATCGGCCCCCGAGGCCGGTCGCTTTGTTTTTGGCTACACCATCACCATCCGCAATACTGGGAAGGTGCCTGCCCGCTTGCTGACGCGCCACTGGCAAATCACCGATGCCAACGGCAAGACCGAGGAGGTACACGGTCCGGGCGTCATTGGCGAACACCCATATCTGGGGCCAGGCGAAAGCTTTCAGTACACCAGCGGCGCAGTGCTGGAAACCCCGGTCGGCGCGATGCAAGGCCATTATGAGATGCTGGCCGATGATGGCGCATCGTTTCTGGCACCGATAGCGCCGTTTAGACTTTCCATCCCTGGCGCCATTCATTAG
- a CDS encoding cytochrome c4 translates to MVSINHKMRLLAAAAVVVMSGYGVGAYAVPTGDAKAGEEKAGLCGGCHGPDGNSEDANNPRLAGQYAGYIAKQVKDFKAALRANNDTMAGMAATVEADQDAWDIGAYFSQQKMKGSLTQPNKDLVAAGEKIFRNGNIESGVFPCISCHGESGKGKSGSNSVFPVIGGQHRDYIIKQLKDFRTDTRTNDPAWMMNMVAKKLTDKEIEALAEYLSSKL, encoded by the coding sequence ATGGTGTCAATCAATCATAAAATGCGCTTGTTGGCCGCTGCGGCGGTGGTGGTAATGAGTGGTTATGGCGTTGGCGCCTATGCGGTACCGACGGGGGATGCCAAAGCCGGTGAGGAAAAGGCGGGGTTGTGCGGGGGGTGTCATGGGCCTGATGGCAATAGCGAAGATGCCAATAATCCTCGTTTGGCGGGACAGTACGCGGGTTATATCGCCAAGCAGGTGAAGGATTTCAAGGCGGCGCTGCGTGCCAATAATGACACGATGGCCGGCATGGCGGCTACGGTGGAGGCTGATCAGGATGCCTGGGATATCGGAGCCTATTTTTCGCAACAAAAAATGAAGGGTAGCTTGACGCAACCTAATAAAGATCTGGTGGCTGCGGGGGAGAAAATATTCCGTAATGGGAATATCGAAAGTGGTGTTTTCCCGTGCATTAGCTGTCATGGTGAGTCAGGTAAGGGCAAGTCCGGAAGTAATTCGGTTTTTCCCGTAATTGGTGGTCAGCATCGTGATTACATCATTAAGCAGTTGAAGGATTTTCGTACCGATACCCGTACCAATGATCCGGCCTGGATGATGAACATGGTGGCCAAAAAGCTGACCGACAAGGAGATTGAAGCGCTGGCGGAGTATCTTTCCTCAAAGCTTTAA
- a CDS encoding adenylate/guanylate cyclase domain-containing protein, with product MLNLLQNRWLGASLIMVAAGLLLTALHLGGALQRLEWLSYDLRMHATRDAMAKPTEVAVILIDEASLKAMEPVVGRWPWPRSVHADILDFINSGQPRAVLFDILFSERESTPGQPLGDTLSANDQRLAAASGDGPVIHALQIYADHQDEINHSLLDHTLPGPLSAMALTTQRLSSEFGISLTQHNNVYYAPFEACYNAASGLGVVNVDPDADGIHRRMRLLQTYQDRAFPSLGLAPLIYRDRIADPALLRNYQTSLRAMSNDGNILINYYDTIETYSMSGVIASAQQVMSGDVEHLLIDPAEFKDKIIFIGASGAGLEDLKATPLSATTPGVYLHAATAANLLHGEILHEWPRSYSIIITIVLGMLTLAAILLQRRIALQLALTTLIAISFVAINLWAFRQQQVIDLALPLASIISIASLSFLYLLFTEGRDRRRVRAMLGQYVSPAVLNTVLEHYQYQLEAEVGSEECLTILFSDIRGFTNLSETQSPAKVVEMLNHYFSSMTDAIFNHDGTIDKFIGDAIMAFWGAPIRDGQHAIKGVRAAIEMHQRLAEVNRWLTDKGYTTIDIGVGLNTGPVILGNIGSSRKLDYTIIGDNVNLASRLEGLTKPYGCPIIISEYTYDQLRGEVACYAVDLVRVKGKQHPIKIYAPIINTGVAQASQLATISEAAFLHYLAREWQLAIAAYQQLPNSEFQKNFIGRCHDYEQSPPPPEWDGVYTMTTK from the coding sequence ATGTTGAATCTATTGCAAAATCGCTGGCTGGGCGCGAGCCTGATCATGGTAGCGGCCGGGCTGTTGCTCACGGCACTGCATCTGGGTGGCGCGTTGCAACGCCTGGAGTGGTTGAGCTATGACCTGCGCATGCATGCCACGCGCGATGCCATGGCCAAGCCAACCGAAGTAGCCGTCATTCTGATCGATGAGGCCTCACTCAAGGCCATGGAACCCGTCGTCGGCCGCTGGCCCTGGCCGCGCTCCGTGCATGCCGACATCCTGGATTTTATCAACTCGGGCCAGCCGCGTGCCGTTCTTTTTGACATTCTCTTCTCGGAGCGCGAATCCACACCCGGTCAACCCTTGGGCGATACACTCTCCGCCAACGATCAACGTCTGGCTGCTGCATCGGGCGATGGCCCCGTCATTCATGCCTTGCAGATTTACGCCGACCACCAGGATGAAATCAATCACTCATTATTGGATCACACGTTACCCGGCCCCCTGTCGGCCATGGCCCTGACGACACAACGTTTGTCCTCCGAGTTCGGAATCTCGCTCACGCAACACAATAACGTTTATTACGCGCCATTCGAGGCGTGTTACAACGCGGCATCAGGATTGGGAGTTGTCAATGTCGATCCCGACGCCGATGGCATCCACCGCCGCATGCGCCTGCTGCAAACTTATCAGGATCGCGCCTTCCCCTCACTGGGACTCGCGCCTTTGATTTATCGCGATCGAATCGCTGATCCGGCATTATTGCGCAATTACCAAACCTCACTTCGCGCCATGAGCAACGATGGCAATATTCTGATTAATTATTACGATACTATCGAAACTTATTCCATGAGCGGTGTTATTGCCTCGGCGCAACAAGTCATGAGCGGCGATGTCGAACACCTGCTTATTGATCCTGCTGAATTCAAGGACAAGATTATTTTCATCGGCGCCAGCGGCGCTGGCCTCGAAGATCTGAAGGCAACACCGCTTTCGGCTACCACGCCTGGCGTTTATTTGCATGCAGCCACTGCAGCCAATCTACTGCACGGTGAAATCTTGCATGAATGGCCGCGCAGCTACTCAATCATCATCACCATTGTGCTTGGCATGCTCACCCTTGCGGCAATTCTGCTTCAGCGGCGGATCGCTCTGCAACTTGCGCTTACCACCCTCATCGCCATTTCTTTTGTTGCCATTAATCTATGGGCCTTCCGCCAGCAGCAGGTCATTGATTTGGCGTTACCTTTGGCGAGCATCATCAGTATTGCCTCACTGAGTTTTCTGTATCTGCTTTTCACTGAAGGTCGTGATCGGCGGCGCGTCAGGGCGATGCTGGGGCAATACGTTTCACCGGCGGTACTCAATACTGTGCTTGAACATTACCAATATCAACTGGAAGCTGAAGTCGGAAGCGAAGAATGTCTGACCATATTATTTTCCGACATCCGTGGTTTTACGAATCTGTCCGAAACCCAGTCACCCGCCAAGGTCGTAGAAATGCTGAACCATTATTTCTCATCCATGACTGATGCAATATTCAATCACGATGGCACTATCGACAAATTCATCGGCGATGCCATCATGGCATTCTGGGGCGCACCGATTCGTGATGGACAACATGCCATCAAGGGCGTGCGTGCCGCAATAGAAATGCATCAGCGTTTAGCTGAGGTCAATCGCTGGCTTACCGACAAAGGCTATACCACTATCGACATTGGCGTTGGTCTCAATACCGGCCCCGTCATCCTCGGCAACATCGGTTCCAGCCGCAAGCTGGACTACACTATCATCGGTGACAACGTTAATCTTGCCTCTCGCCTTGAAGGGTTGACCAAACCTTATGGCTGCCCGATCATCATCTCCGAATACACCTATGATCAACTTAGAGGTGAAGTGGCTTGTTACGCAGTGGATCTAGTCAGGGTCAAGGGCAAACAGCATCCCATCAAAATCTACGCGCCTATTATCAATACAGGTGTCGCACAAGCCTCGCAATTAGCAACTATTAGTGAAGCAGCCTTCCTCCATTATCTGGCACGTGAATGGCAGCTGGCAATTGCCGCTTACCAACAACTTCCGAACAGTGAATTTCAGAAAAATTTTATTGGCCGCTGCCACGACTATGAACAGTCACCTCCACCGCCGGAGTGGGATGGTGTATACACCATGACCACAAAATAA
- a CDS encoding Hsp20/alpha crystallin family protein codes for MTEAVKSKETQKDITKASEKEMRPRAMSALSPFDEMDRLFDSFFNRPLGRSWMHPLGLHWPTLPEFKQPFEGRTPKVDVIDRQNEIVVRAELPGVNKDNLDVSLSDNTVTIRASTRYESKEEKGDYYRCETSHGEFARTVSLPGDVDVNKATASFKDGLLELTLPKVESSKRRTIKIE; via the coding sequence ATGACAGAAGCCGTCAAATCCAAAGAAACCCAAAAAGATATTACCAAAGCATCAGAGAAGGAAATGCGGCCGCGCGCCATGAGCGCTTTGTCACCGTTTGACGAAATGGATCGTCTGTTTGATTCCTTCTTCAACCGTCCCTTGGGGCGTAGCTGGATGCATCCCCTGGGCTTACATTGGCCCACCTTGCCGGAATTCAAGCAACCCTTCGAAGGCCGTACGCCCAAGGTCGACGTCATCGACCGGCAAAACGAAATTGTCGTGCGTGCCGAACTGCCGGGCGTTAACAAGGATAATCTGGATGTCTCGCTGAGTGACAACACCGTCACCATCCGTGCCAGCACCAGATATGAGAGCAAAGAAGAAAAGGGCGATTATTATCGCTGCGAAACCAGCCACGGCGAATTTGCACGTACTGTTAGTTTGCCGGGAGATGTCGATGTCAACAAGGCTACAGCATCCTTCAAAGACGGCTTGCTCGAGCTCACTCTGCCAAAGGTGGAAAGTTCAAAGCGGAGGACGATTAAAATTGAGTAA
- a CDS encoding MFS transporter gives MNASPSNSSQSPPASPTGLRALPIGIWMLGFGSMFMDISSELIHSLLPIFMVTVLGTSMITVGIVEGVAEATAAITKVFSGALSDYLGKRKFLLVLGYGLAAVTKPIFPLATSVGWVFTARFVDRIGKGIRGAPRDALVADIAPPHLRGAAYGLRQALDSIGAFIGPLLAMVFMLWFANDIAAVMWVAVVPAFIAVLLLMIYVREPERAQGGAATKTPLTLADTKRLPVHYWRVVLLGAVFTLARFSEAFLVLRAQDVGLALSYVPLVMIVMNVIYAAFAYPAGAAADRLSRRTLFVIGLVLLIAADVVLAVAASPLLVFVGSALWGLHMAFTQGLLSKLVADTAPADLRGTAFGLFNLVSGSMLLVASVIAGILWSAFGAPATFLAGAGFATVTVLGVLAYRASPQAIK, from the coding sequence ATGAACGCTTCGCCGTCGAATAGTTCGCAATCCCCCCCTGCCTCGCCTACAGGATTGCGCGCTTTGCCGATCGGCATCTGGATGTTGGGTTTTGGCTCAATGTTCATGGATATCTCGTCCGAATTAATCCACAGTCTGTTGCCTATTTTTATGGTCACGGTGCTGGGCACTTCCATGATCACCGTGGGTATCGTTGAGGGTGTGGCGGAGGCGACGGCCGCGATCACGAAGGTGTTTTCGGGTGCGCTGAGCGATTACCTCGGCAAGCGAAAATTTCTGCTGGTGCTCGGTTATGGACTCGCTGCGGTCACCAAGCCGATTTTTCCGCTGGCTACTTCCGTCGGCTGGGTGTTCACTGCGCGCTTTGTCGATCGCATTGGCAAGGGCATCCGTGGTGCGCCACGCGATGCGCTGGTGGCCGATATTGCACCGCCGCATTTACGTGGCGCGGCCTATGGTCTGCGCCAGGCGCTCGATTCGATCGGTGCCTTCATCGGTCCGCTGTTGGCGATGGTGTTTATGCTTTGGTTCGCCAATGACATCGCGGCAGTGATGTGGGTCGCGGTTGTCCCCGCGTTCATCGCGGTGCTGTTGCTCATGATTTACGTGCGTGAACCCGAGCGTGCGCAGGGGGGCGCCGCCACTAAAACGCCGTTGACCTTGGCCGATACGAAACGGCTGCCGGTGCATTACTGGCGGGTTGTGTTGCTGGGCGCGGTGTTTACGCTGGCGCGTTTTAGTGAGGCGTTTCTGGTGCTGCGCGCGCAGGATGTCGGGCTTGCGCTCAGCTATGTGCCGTTGGTGATGATCGTGATGAATGTCATTTACGCGGCGTTTGCATATCCGGCCGGTGCTGCTGCCGACCGCCTCAGTCGTCGTACGCTGTTTGTTATTGGCCTGGTGTTACTGATTGCTGCCGATGTGGTGTTGGCGGTGGCTGCGTCGCCGTTGCTGGTATTTGTTGGCAGTGCGCTGTGGGGCTTGCACATGGCGTTCACGCAAGGCTTGTTGTCCAAGCTCGTCGCCGACACCGCGCCGGCGGATTTGCGCGGCACGGCGTTCGGTCTCTTCAATCTCGTCAGTGGCAGTATGCTGCTGGTAGCGAGTGTCATCGCGGGGATACTGTGGAGCGCCTTTGGTGCGCCAGCAACGTTCCTGGCCGGGGCGGGATTTGCCACCGTTACGGTATTGGGTGTGCTCGCGTATCGCGCGAGTCCTCAAGCGATTAAATAA
- a CDS encoding serine/threonine protein kinase → MENHETNTAATPYYKLAPETVIAAVEQCGYLCDGRMLALNSYENRVYQVGIEDASPIVVKFYRPQRWTDAAILEEHEFAQELDQAEIPIVAPLVINGLTLQQYQGFRYALYPRRGGRHPDLEKENDLEWVGRFLGRIHMVGAKKKFRHRPRLDVESFGTQSYQFVLEHGFVPKELQNVYRGLAEDVIKQIEASLQHVGPLREIRLHGDCHRGNILWTDTGPHFVDLDDSRTGPAIQDLWMLLAGDRPTMAQQLGWLLQGYQQFAKFNYEEIALIEALRTLRLMHYSAWLARRWDDPAFPMAFPWFNSSRYWEEQILTLREQSAAMDELPLAVEWMF, encoded by the coding sequence ATGGAAAATCACGAGACAAACACAGCCGCAACACCGTACTACAAACTGGCGCCAGAAACGGTCATTGCTGCTGTCGAACAATGCGGCTATCTCTGTGACGGCCGTATGCTCGCGCTAAACAGTTATGAGAATCGCGTTTACCAAGTCGGCATTGAAGATGCCAGTCCCATCGTCGTCAAGTTTTACCGCCCACAACGCTGGACCGATGCCGCCATCCTTGAAGAGCATGAATTCGCTCAAGAGTTGGACCAAGCGGAAATCCCCATCGTTGCGCCGTTAGTGATCAACGGCCTCACGTTGCAGCAATATCAGGGATTCCGCTATGCACTCTATCCGCGTCGCGGTGGCCGTCATCCCGATTTGGAAAAAGAGAATGATCTGGAATGGGTCGGCCGCTTTCTGGGGCGCATTCATATGGTCGGCGCCAAGAAAAAATTCCGTCACCGGCCAAGGTTGGATGTAGAAAGTTTTGGCACCCAGTCCTACCAATTTGTGCTGGAGCACGGATTTGTGCCCAAAGAATTGCAGAATGTTTACCGTGGCCTGGCCGAAGATGTCATCAAGCAGATTGAGGCCAGCCTGCAACATGTCGGCCCGCTGCGCGAGATTCGTCTGCATGGCGATTGTCACCGGGGAAATATACTCTGGACCGACACCGGCCCGCATTTTGTCGACCTGGATGACAGCCGCACCGGGCCAGCGATTCAGGATCTGTGGATGCTGCTGGCAGGCGACCGGCCAACGATGGCGCAACAACTGGGCTGGTTGCTGCAAGGCTATCAACAGTTCGCCAAATTTAACTACGAAGAAATCGCCCTCATCGAGGCACTGCGCACCCTGCGCTTGATGCACTACAGCGCCTGGCTGGCACGGCGCTGGGACGACCCCGCCTTCCCCATGGCCTTCCCCTGGTTCAATAGCTCCCGTTACTGGGAAGAACAAATCCTCACCTTACGCGAACAATCGGCAGCAATGGACGAGTTGCCGTTGGCGGTGGAGTGGATGTTTTAG
- the arsC gene encoding arsenate reductase (glutaredoxin) (This arsenate reductase requires both glutathione and glutaredoxin to convert arsenate to arsenite, after which the efflux transporter formed by ArsA and ArsB can extrude the arsenite from the cell, providing resistance.), which yields MKVVIYHNPRCSKSRETLALMEEQGVKPQVIEYLKQPPTQAELKEILALLGMEPRQLMRTKEALYSELKLDNPKLSREALIEAMVNNPSLIERPIVLANGKAALGRPPEQVLAILE from the coding sequence ATGAAAGTAGTGATTTATCATAATCCGCGTTGCAGCAAGTCGCGGGAAACATTGGCGTTAATGGAAGAGCAGGGTGTTAAACCGCAAGTGATTGAATATCTCAAACAGCCGCCAACCCAAGCGGAGCTAAAAGAAATTCTGGCGCTATTAGGGATGGAGCCCCGGCAGCTGATGCGCACCAAGGAAGCGCTATACAGTGAATTGAAGCTGGATAATCCCAAACTCAGCCGTGAGGCATTGATCGAAGCGATGGTCAACAATCCGAGCCTGATCGAACGTCCGATCGTGCTGGCCAATGGCAAGGCCGCGCTGGGGCGCCCGCCGGAACAAGTGTTGGCGATACTCGAGTAG
- a CDS encoding PhnA domain-containing protein, which produces MSTEKALRARSESKCELCGATEGLGVYEVPPSSKGDADGCVLICEACREQIENPEKVDVNHWRCLNESMWSQVPAVQVMAWRMLKRLSAEGWPQDLLDMLYLDEATLAWAQAAGEKESIEEEVKHVDSFGVVLEAGDTVTLIKDLDVKGANFTAKRGTAVRGISLVVNNPEQIEGRVNSQQIVILTKFVKKSN; this is translated from the coding sequence ATGAGCACAGAAAAAGCATTACGCGCGCGCAGCGAATCTAAATGTGAATTATGTGGCGCAACGGAGGGCTTGGGTGTATATGAAGTGCCTCCGAGTTCAAAGGGTGACGCAGATGGGTGTGTGCTGATTTGTGAAGCGTGCCGCGAACAAATTGAAAATCCGGAGAAGGTCGATGTTAATCACTGGCGTTGTCTGAACGAGAGTATGTGGAGCCAGGTACCTGCGGTGCAAGTGATGGCGTGGCGCATGCTTAAGCGGTTGAGTGCTGAAGGCTGGCCGCAGGATTTGCTTGATATGCTCTATTTGGATGAGGCGACTTTAGCCTGGGCGCAAGCGGCGGGCGAAAAAGAAAGTATCGAAGAGGAAGTCAAGCATGTCGATAGTTTCGGCGTGGTGCTTGAGGCGGGCGATACGGTAACGTTGATCAAGGATCTGGATGTTAAAGGGGCTAATTTCACAGCGAAGCGTGGCACGGCGGTGCGCGGGATTTCGCTGGTGGTCAATAACCCTGAGCAGATTGAGGGCCGTGTGAATAGCCAGCAGATTGTGATTCTGACGAAGTTTGTTAAGAAGTCTAACTAA
- a CDS encoding M20/M25/M40 family metallo-hydrolase — protein sequence MANEEIISQFLKHHVTALATDCGQRNIAHAQGLNKAATYISETLTKMGYQVLRQEYKVKGITCANLEVIRHGSDKPGDIIVVGAHYDSVIDSPGANDNGSGVAATLELARAFTRFQTRRTVRFVFFANEEPPFFNTDKMGSYVYAHRARQQGDKIKLAIILETIGYYIDAPGSQLYPRFLKFLYPDRGNFVAFVSNLGSRAALKQVYGLFRKNSNFPAHRIAAPAFVPGVALSDHSAFWLHGYRAIMVTDTAPYRYPFYHSNKDTPDKLQYFPFAQVTIGLINAIAELANR from the coding sequence ATGGCCAATGAAGAAATAATCAGTCAGTTTCTTAAACACCACGTGACTGCACTCGCTACTGATTGTGGCCAACGTAACATTGCCCACGCCCAAGGCTTGAACAAAGCCGCAACCTACATCTCCGAAACGCTGACCAAAATGGGTTATCAAGTTTTGCGCCAGGAGTACAAAGTCAAGGGAATCACTTGCGCCAACCTGGAAGTCATTCGTCACGGCTCCGACAAACCTGGCGATATCATTGTTGTTGGCGCCCATTACGACAGCGTTATCGACAGCCCCGGCGCCAACGATAACGGCAGCGGTGTTGCTGCCACATTGGAACTGGCACGCGCCTTTACCCGCTTTCAAACACGGCGCACCGTGCGCTTTGTCTTTTTTGCCAATGAAGAACCGCCATTTTTCAACACCGACAAGATGGGCAGCTACGTTTACGCCCACCGCGCCCGGCAACAAGGCGACAAAATCAAGCTTGCCATCATCCTCGAAACTATCGGTTATTACATCGATGCGCCGGGAAGCCAGCTATACCCGAGGTTCCTCAAATTTTTGTACCCGGATCGCGGCAATTTTGTCGCCTTCGTCTCCAACCTTGGCTCACGTGCCGCGCTGAAGCAGGTATATGGCCTATTTCGCAAAAATAGTAATTTTCCGGCACATCGCATTGCCGCCCCTGCCTTCGTCCCAGGAGTCGCTTTAAGCGACCACAGCGCCTTCTGGTTACATGGTTACCGCGCCATCATGGTCACAGATACCGCACCCTATCGCTATCCGTTCTATCACTCCAATAAAGACACGCCAGACAAATTGCAATACTTCCCCTTCGCCCAAGTCACAATCGGTTTGATTAATGCGATTGCAGAGTTGGCGAATAGATAG